One Microbacterium trichothecenolyticum DNA window includes the following coding sequences:
- a CDS encoding TetR/AcrR family transcriptional regulator encodes MPRSYHSPQRQADAAATRANIVDAAGRLFVTDGYVATSIKAIAAEAGVSIPTVHLNGPKHALLIAAFERSFAGDEGRHSLAERPELRAIMGEPDTDTAIARYVDFLIEANQRSAAIVRAMLAAADSDPEVRVAYLDLEMRRHRDMTIAAGWFLQRERIRVDQVAIAADVLGLVTGPDPWTHFTVARGWDVDAYRSWLTAQLVHLSDNLA; translated from the coding sequence GTGCCCCGCAGCTATCACTCCCCCCAACGACAGGCCGACGCCGCGGCCACGCGCGCGAACATCGTCGACGCCGCCGGCCGACTCTTCGTCACCGACGGCTACGTCGCGACCTCGATCAAGGCCATCGCCGCCGAAGCGGGGGTGTCGATCCCCACGGTGCACCTGAACGGTCCCAAACACGCCCTGCTCATCGCCGCCTTCGAACGCAGCTTCGCCGGCGACGAGGGGCGGCACTCGCTCGCAGAGCGCCCCGAGCTCAGGGCGATCATGGGCGAGCCCGACACCGACACCGCGATCGCTCGCTACGTCGACTTCCTCATCGAAGCCAACCAGCGCTCCGCGGCGATCGTGCGGGCCATGCTCGCCGCCGCCGACAGCGACCCGGAGGTACGCGTCGCCTACCTCGACCTCGAGATGCGGCGTCATCGCGACATGACGATCGCGGCCGGCTGGTTCCTCCAGCGCGAGCGCATCCGCGTCGACCAGGTCGCAATCGCCGCCGACGTGCTCGGCCTCGTCACGGGGCCCGACCCGTGGACCCACTTCACCGTCGCCCGCGGCTGGGATGTCGACGCCTACCGGTCGTGGCTCACGGCCCAGCTCGTGCATCTCTCCGACAACCTCGCCTAG
- a CDS encoding sensor histidine kinase, producing the protein MATIASATPLRRNDGSVRGTVIIVHDVTEFVEAVEVREQFLRTASHELRTPLTSVTGFLSLIDDALDPHDTKVRQYIEVVMRRADDLLRRISDLVVATDDDRPLSLVDFDLREAVDAAALYVRALADVRGNQIEVSSVGPLPVRADRARIETAVTEVLTNAVKFGESGTRITLACGSDGEHTWVTVSNEGAGLTPAEQRRVFDRFYRTSHARAHAIQGYGLGLTTVRSIVSAHQGRISIDSAPGAGLTFTFDIPVNGPVLDCPAAQITTPHQ; encoded by the coding sequence GTGGCGACCATCGCGTCGGCCACCCCGCTCCGCCGAAACGACGGCTCGGTGCGGGGGACCGTGATCATCGTGCACGACGTCACCGAGTTCGTCGAGGCGGTCGAGGTGAGGGAGCAGTTCCTGCGCACCGCCTCGCACGAGTTGCGCACCCCTCTCACGAGCGTCACGGGCTTCCTCTCGCTCATCGACGATGCCCTCGATCCCCATGACACCAAAGTGCGGCAGTACATCGAGGTCGTCATGCGGCGTGCGGACGACCTGCTCCGGCGCATCTCGGATCTCGTGGTCGCGACCGACGACGACCGCCCGCTGAGCCTGGTCGATTTCGACCTGCGCGAGGCCGTCGACGCTGCTGCTCTCTACGTCCGGGCCCTCGCCGACGTGCGGGGCAATCAGATCGAGGTGAGTTCGGTGGGTCCTCTGCCCGTTCGTGCCGACCGCGCGCGGATCGAGACCGCGGTCACGGAGGTGCTCACCAACGCCGTCAAGTTCGGGGAATCGGGAACCCGGATCACCCTCGCGTGCGGATCGGACGGCGAGCACACGTGGGTGACGGTGTCGAATGAGGGCGCGGGTCTGACACCCGCGGAGCAGCGACGGGTCTTCGACCGCTTTTACCGCACTTCCCATGCCCGTGCGCACGCCATTCAGGGGTACGGCCTCGGTCTCACCACCGTGCGCTCGATCGTGTCGGCGCATCAGGGTCGCATCTCGATCGACAGCGCTCCCGGTGCCGGCCTGACGTTCACCTTCGATATCCCCGTGAACGGTCCGGTCCTCGACTGCCCCGCTGCGCAGATCACGACACCCCACCAGTGA